A single Blastococcus colisei DNA region contains:
- the serA gene encoding phosphoglycerate dehydrogenase, whose amino-acid sequence MTATVSGTMPVVLIAEELAPSVLEVLGSDVEIRHVDGADRSALLPALADAAAVMIRSATQIDAEALAAAPNLKVVARAGIGLDNVDVSAATERGVMVVNAPTSNIVSAAEHAVALLLAAARQIPAADASLREGAWKRSKFMGVEVTDKTVGVIGLGRIGILVAQRLAAFGVTLIAYDPYIQPGRAAQLGVRLVSLEELLRESDFITIHLPKTPETLGLIGAAELATTKPGVIIVNAARGGLVDEAALAEALASGQVAAAGLDVYAKEPCTDSPLFGLPNTVVTPHLGASTTEAQDKAGSAVARSVRLALMGDFVPDAVNVQAGGVVAEDVRPGLPLAEKLGRVFTAVAGGLAQSVTVEVRGKIAEFDVSVVQLAVLKGVFSDVVEEQVTYVNAPLLAEQRGLEVALSSDVESPDYRNLITVRGAMADGTQVTVSGTLFGKNQVPKITEVDGFDIDLDLSGYLLFFVYTDRPGVVGTVGAALGEAGVNIAGAQVSRTTRGGEALMAVTVDSRVPAELLGDIAGRIGARQARAADLNPF is encoded by the coding sequence GTGACTGCCACTGTGTCGGGGACCATGCCCGTCGTCCTGATCGCAGAAGAGCTGGCTCCCAGCGTCCTGGAGGTGCTCGGGAGCGACGTCGAGATCCGCCACGTGGACGGCGCGGACCGCAGCGCCCTGCTGCCGGCGTTGGCCGACGCCGCCGCGGTGATGATCCGCAGCGCCACGCAGATCGACGCCGAGGCCCTCGCGGCGGCGCCGAACCTCAAGGTGGTGGCGCGGGCCGGGATCGGGCTGGACAACGTCGACGTCTCCGCCGCCACCGAGCGCGGCGTCATGGTGGTGAACGCGCCGACGTCGAACATCGTGAGCGCCGCCGAGCACGCCGTCGCCCTGCTGCTGGCCGCGGCCCGGCAGATCCCGGCGGCGGACGCCTCGCTGCGCGAGGGCGCCTGGAAGCGGTCGAAGTTCATGGGCGTCGAGGTCACCGACAAGACCGTCGGCGTGATCGGGCTCGGACGGATCGGGATCCTGGTGGCCCAGCGCCTGGCCGCCTTCGGCGTCACGCTGATCGCCTACGACCCCTACATCCAGCCCGGACGTGCCGCCCAGCTCGGGGTGCGGCTGGTCTCGCTGGAGGAACTGCTCCGCGAGTCGGACTTCATCACCATCCATCTGCCCAAGACGCCCGAGACGCTCGGTCTCATCGGCGCCGCCGAGCTCGCCACCACGAAGCCGGGCGTGATCATCGTCAACGCCGCGCGAGGTGGACTGGTCGACGAAGCCGCGCTCGCCGAGGCGCTCGCGTCCGGGCAGGTGGCCGCCGCGGGCCTCGACGTCTACGCCAAGGAGCCGTGCACCGACAGCCCGCTGTTCGGGCTGCCGAACACCGTCGTCACCCCGCACCTGGGGGCCTCCACCACCGAGGCCCAGGACAAGGCCGGCTCGGCCGTCGCCCGGTCGGTGCGGCTGGCCCTGATGGGCGACTTCGTGCCCGACGCCGTCAACGTGCAGGCGGGGGGCGTGGTCGCCGAGGACGTGCGACCGGGCCTGCCGCTGGCGGAGAAGCTCGGCCGGGTGTTCACCGCGGTCGCCGGTGGGCTGGCGCAGTCGGTGACCGTGGAGGTGCGCGGGAAGATCGCGGAGTTCGACGTCTCCGTGGTGCAGCTCGCCGTCCTCAAGGGCGTCTTCTCCGACGTCGTCGAGGAGCAGGTCACCTACGTGAACGCGCCGCTGCTGGCCGAGCAGCGCGGCCTGGAGGTGGCGCTGTCCAGCGACGTCGAGAGCCCGGACTACCGCAACCTCATCACCGTGCGCGGCGCCATGGCCGACGGCACGCAGGTGACGGTCTCCGGCACGCTCTTCGGCAAGAACCAGGTGCCGAAGATCACCGAGGTCGACGGCTTCGACATCGACCTGGACCTGTCGGGTTACCTGCTGTTCTTCGTCTACACCGACCGGCCGGGCGTGGTCGGCACCGTGGGCGCGGCCCTCGGCGAGGCGGGCGTCAACATCGCCGGGGCGCAGGTCAGCCGGACCACCCGCGGCGGCGAGGCGCTCATGGCCGTCACCGTGGACAGCCGGGTGCCCGCCGAGCTGCTCGGTGACATCGCCGGCCGGATCGGTGCCCGCCAGGCCCGCGCGGCCGACCTCAACCCGTTCTGA
- a CDS encoding 3-isopropylmalate dehydrogenase — translation MRLAVIAGDGIGPEVVTEGLKVLREVAPDVEPTHYDLGAMRWQRTDELLPDTVLDELRGHDAILLGAIGDPSVPPGILERGLLLRLRFELDHHVNLRPARLFDGVTSPLADPGPVDMLCVREGTEGPYVGNGGVLRKDTPQEVATEVSLNTAFGVERVVRYAFERAVTRPRKHLTLIHKTNVLTHAGGLWSRTVEEVSAEFPEVTVAYQHVDAASMFFITDPGRYDVIVTDNLFGDIVTDIAAAVTGGIGLAASGNLDVSGTNPSMFEPVHGSAPDIAGQGIADPTATVLSVGLLLEHLGRTEQARKVNAAVAFDLSTRSPQGPVRTTDVGDRLAALASG, via the coding sequence ATGCGCTTGGCAGTGATCGCCGGAGACGGGATCGGCCCCGAGGTCGTGACCGAAGGCCTGAAGGTTCTGCGGGAGGTCGCTCCCGACGTGGAGCCCACCCACTACGACCTCGGCGCCATGCGCTGGCAGCGCACGGATGAGCTGCTGCCCGACACGGTGCTCGACGAGCTCCGGGGGCACGACGCGATCCTGCTCGGCGCCATCGGTGACCCCAGCGTCCCGCCGGGGATCCTCGAGCGCGGGCTGCTGCTGCGGCTGCGCTTCGAGCTCGACCACCACGTCAACCTCCGCCCGGCGCGGCTGTTCGACGGCGTCACCAGCCCGCTGGCCGACCCCGGGCCCGTCGACATGCTCTGCGTGCGGGAAGGCACCGAGGGCCCCTACGTCGGCAACGGCGGCGTCCTCCGCAAGGACACCCCGCAGGAGGTCGCCACCGAGGTAAGCCTCAACACCGCCTTCGGCGTCGAGCGGGTGGTGCGCTACGCCTTCGAGCGGGCCGTCACGCGGCCGCGCAAGCACCTGACGCTGATCCACAAGACCAACGTGCTCACCCACGCCGGCGGCCTCTGGTCGCGCACGGTGGAGGAGGTGTCGGCCGAGTTCCCCGAGGTCACCGTCGCCTACCAGCACGTCGACGCCGCCTCGATGTTCTTCATCACCGACCCGGGCCGCTACGACGTCATCGTCACCGACAACCTCTTCGGCGACATCGTCACCGACATCGCGGCCGCGGTCACCGGCGGCATCGGGCTGGCCGCCAGCGGCAACCTGGACGTGTCGGGCACCAACCCGAGCATGTTCGAGCCGGTGCACGGATCGGCCCCCGACATCGCCGGGCAGGGCATCGCCGACCCCACCGCCACCGTCCTCTCGGTCGGGCTGCTGCTCGAGCACCTCGGCCGCACCGAGCAGGCCAGGAAGGTCAACGCCGCGGTGGCCTTCGACCTCTCCACCCGCTCGCCGCAGGGGCCGGTGCGCACCACCGACGTCGGCGACCGGCTCGCCGCCCTCGCGAGCGGCTGA
- the cimA gene encoding citramalate synthase: MTSTDFHVFDTTLRDGAQREGISYSVADKLAVARLLDEIGVGFIEGGWPGALPKDTEFFARARTELKLRHAQLVAFGATRKAGVRVADDPQVRALLDAETPVVCLVAKSDVRHVREALRTTLEENLAMVADTVAFFVGHGRRVFLDCEHFFDGYAADPDYGVRVLESAFAAGAEVGVLCDTNGGMLPMGIGRVVADVRARTTGTLGIHCQDDTGCAVANTLAAVEAGVSHVQGTANGYGERAGNADTFALIGNLVTKMGLPVVPAECLPELQRVSHAIAELANIAPDEHQPFVGASAFAHKAGLHASAIKVRPELYNHLDPAVVGNDMRILVTEMAGRASIELKGRELGVDLAGQGDAIGRVVDQVKVLEADGWSFEAADASFELLLRAQLPDAPPPLFELESYRTSVEHWGNGVVVSEATVKVHLIDADGTRERIISTGEGNGPVNALDNALRQALVTRYPQLAEVSLADYKVRILGWKGGTSATTRVLVDTTDGVREWTTVGVHDNVVEASWHALVDALTYAVVRRPSAG, translated from the coding sequence ATGACCAGCACCGACTTCCACGTCTTCGACACCACTCTGCGCGACGGCGCCCAGCGCGAGGGCATCAGCTACTCCGTCGCCGACAAGCTGGCCGTGGCGCGGCTGCTCGACGAGATCGGCGTGGGCTTCATCGAGGGCGGCTGGCCCGGTGCTCTGCCCAAGGACACGGAGTTCTTCGCGCGCGCCCGCACGGAGCTCAAGCTGCGGCACGCCCAGCTCGTCGCCTTCGGCGCGACCCGGAAGGCCGGCGTCCGGGTGGCCGACGACCCGCAGGTCCGTGCGCTGCTCGACGCCGAGACGCCGGTCGTGTGCCTCGTCGCGAAGTCCGACGTCCGCCACGTCCGGGAGGCACTGCGCACGACGCTCGAGGAGAACCTGGCGATGGTCGCCGACACGGTCGCGTTCTTCGTCGGGCACGGCCGCCGCGTCTTCCTCGACTGCGAGCACTTCTTCGACGGCTACGCGGCCGACCCGGACTACGGGGTGCGGGTACTGGAGAGCGCGTTCGCCGCGGGCGCGGAGGTGGGGGTCCTCTGCGACACCAACGGGGGGATGCTCCCGATGGGCATCGGCCGCGTGGTCGCCGACGTGCGGGCGCGCACGACCGGCACGCTGGGCATCCACTGCCAGGACGACACGGGGTGCGCGGTGGCGAACACGCTGGCGGCGGTCGAGGCGGGCGTCTCCCACGTGCAGGGGACCGCGAACGGCTACGGCGAGCGGGCCGGCAACGCCGACACGTTCGCGCTGATCGGCAACCTGGTGACCAAGATGGGGCTGCCCGTGGTGCCCGCGGAGTGCCTGCCCGAACTCCAGCGGGTCAGCCACGCGATCGCGGAGCTGGCCAACATCGCCCCCGATGAGCACCAGCCCTTCGTCGGCGCGTCCGCCTTCGCCCACAAGGCCGGTCTGCACGCCAGCGCCATCAAGGTGCGGCCCGAGCTGTACAACCACCTCGACCCGGCCGTCGTGGGCAACGACATGCGGATCCTGGTCACCGAGATGGCCGGCCGCGCGTCCATCGAGCTGAAGGGGCGCGAGCTCGGCGTCGACCTGGCCGGCCAGGGCGATGCGATCGGGCGGGTCGTCGACCAGGTGAAGGTGCTGGAGGCCGACGGCTGGTCGTTCGAGGCGGCGGACGCGTCGTTCGAGCTGCTGCTGCGGGCCCAGCTGCCGGACGCGCCGCCGCCGCTGTTCGAGCTGGAGAGCTACCGGACCTCGGTCGAGCACTGGGGCAACGGCGTGGTGGTCAGCGAGGCCACCGTGAAGGTCCACCTGATCGACGCGGACGGCACGCGCGAGCGGATCATCAGCACCGGCGAGGGCAACGGCCCCGTGAACGCGCTCGACAACGCGCTGCGGCAGGCGCTGGTGACCCGGTACCCACAGCTGGCCGAGGTCTCGCTGGCCGACTACAAGGTCCGGATCCTGGGCTGGAAGGGCGGCACGAGCGCCACCACGCGCGTGCTGGTCGACACGACGGACGGCGTGCGGGAGTGGACCACCGTCGGGGTGCACGACAACGTCGTCGAGGCCTCCTGGCACGCGCTCGTGGACGCGCTCACCTACGCCGTGGTGCGGCGGCCGTCCGCCGGCTGA
- a CDS encoding putative quinol monooxygenase, which produces MILIVVKMPVRPEREDEWSALAADYARAVNAEEGSLFFEWSRSVEEPGTWVCIEGFRDAGAGAAHVGTQAFKNFVETAPDLVTAQPQIIYVDAADVPGWGPMGEIRPRG; this is translated from the coding sequence TTGATCCTCATCGTCGTGAAGATGCCCGTCCGTCCCGAGCGCGAGGACGAGTGGTCCGCCCTGGCAGCCGACTACGCCCGTGCGGTGAACGCGGAGGAGGGCAGCCTCTTCTTCGAGTGGTCGCGCAGCGTCGAGGAGCCCGGCACATGGGTGTGCATCGAGGGCTTCCGGGACGCCGGCGCAGGTGCCGCGCACGTCGGGACGCAGGCCTTCAAGAACTTCGTCGAGACGGCTCCTGATCTGGTGACCGCGCAGCCGCAGATCATCTACGTCGATGCGGCCGACGTCCCGGGCTGGGGACCGATGGGCGAGATCCGGCCCCGCGGCTGA
- a CDS encoding VOC family protein → MACRFSELVVDSRDPEVLAAFWAEVLDYRVLGRDEDGAVEIGPEAGFGGPAPTLVFAPVADPTPGKVRLHIDVNATDREQDAELERLLALGATPGDVGQSGDEGWHVLADPEGNHFCLLRRRLDPL, encoded by the coding sequence ATGGCCTGCCGCTTCTCCGAACTCGTCGTCGACAGCCGCGACCCCGAGGTCCTGGCCGCCTTCTGGGCCGAGGTCCTCGACTACCGGGTACTGGGCAGGGACGAGGACGGGGCGGTCGAGATCGGCCCCGAGGCCGGATTCGGCGGCCCCGCGCCCACGCTCGTGTTCGCCCCGGTGGCCGACCCGACTCCGGGCAAGGTGCGACTGCACATCGACGTCAACGCCACCGACCGCGAGCAGGACGCGGAGCTTGAACGGCTGCTCGCACTCGGTGCCACCCCGGGCGACGTCGGTCAGTCCGGGGACGAGGGGTGGCACGTGCTCGCCGACCCGGAGGGCAACCACTTCTGCCTGCTGCGCCGCAGGCTCGACCCGCTGTGA
- a CDS encoding fumarylacetoacetate hydrolase family protein codes for MRIVRFASPQGMSFGVLDGDGRVAQIEGHPFGRISFTGARYAQADIRLLSPILPSKVVCVGKNYADHIEEMKSVTGGSAPAQPLIFLKPSTAVIGPGDAIRIPPGSTNVQHEAELAVVIGARGARNVTPDQAAASIFGYTIGNDVTERDMQKSDGQWTRGKGFDSFCPIGPWIETDLGGLSLDPADLEVTCTVDGEPRQQGRTSQLIFDVPTLISYISQVMTLLPGDVVLTGTPSGVGPIRAGQQVEVTIQGLGSLTNSVTAAEGVSTAGDAR; via the coding sequence GTGCGCATCGTTCGTTTCGCCTCCCCCCAGGGCATGTCCTTCGGCGTCCTCGACGGAGACGGCCGGGTGGCCCAGATCGAGGGCCACCCCTTCGGCCGCATCTCCTTCACCGGCGCCCGTTACGCGCAGGCCGACATCCGGCTGCTGTCGCCGATCCTGCCGAGCAAGGTGGTGTGCGTCGGGAAGAACTACGCCGACCACATCGAGGAGATGAAGAGCGTCACCGGCGGCAGTGCGCCGGCCCAGCCGCTGATCTTCCTCAAGCCATCGACGGCGGTGATCGGCCCCGGCGATGCGATCCGCATCCCGCCGGGCAGCACCAACGTCCAGCACGAGGCCGAGCTCGCCGTCGTCATCGGCGCCCGGGGCGCCCGGAACGTGACCCCCGATCAGGCCGCCGCCAGCATCTTCGGCTACACGATCGGCAACGACGTCACCGAGCGGGACATGCAGAAGAGCGACGGCCAGTGGACCCGTGGCAAGGGGTTCGACTCCTTCTGCCCGATCGGTCCCTGGATCGAGACCGACCTCGGCGGGTTGAGTCTGGACCCGGCCGACCTGGAGGTCACCTGCACCGTCGACGGCGAACCGCGCCAGCAGGGCCGCACCAGCCAGCTCATCTTCGACGTCCCGACGCTCATCTCCTACATCTCGCAGGTGATGACGCTGCTGCCCGGCGACGTCGTCCTCACCGGCACCCCGTCCGGCGTGGGCCCGATCCGCGCCGGCCAGCAGGTCGAGGTCACGATCCAGGGCCTCGGCTCCCTCACCAACAGCGTCACCGCGGCCGAGGGCGTGTCCACCGCGGGCGACGCGCGATGA
- the gltX gene encoding glutamate--tRNA ligase has translation MSAVRTRFCPSPTGMVHVGLMRTALFNWAHARHTGGTFVFRIEDTDASRDSEESYRHLLDCLRWLGLDWDEGPEAGGPHGPYRQSERHDVYREVAAKLLASGHAYESFSTNEEVDVRRRAAGQDPKLGYDNHDRYLTDAQKVAFRNEGRTPVLRLRMPDEDLAWTDLVRGEVRFAAGSVPDFVLVRGNGAPLYPFVNPVDDALMGITDVLRGEDLLPSTPRQLALYAALTDIGVASGTPRFGHLPYVTGDGNKKLSKRDPQSNLDVYRERGFLPEGFANYLALLGWSIAEDRDIFSMAEMVEAFDVTRVSANPARFDLKKAEAINATHLRALPIEEFTARVTPYLATAGLVAEPPTAEQQQVLRAIAPMAQERMIVLSEAVGLLRFLFVEDVDIEPAAAEKQLDGSDAAEVLEAATSALTALADWSTPAIEEALKTALVEGLGRKPRQAFGPVRVAISGRTVSPPLYESIEILGRERTLARLAAARAVTGNSGGPTAG, from the coding sequence ATGAGTGCTGTCCGCACCCGGTTCTGCCCGTCGCCGACGGGGATGGTGCACGTCGGGCTGATGCGGACCGCGCTGTTCAACTGGGCGCACGCCCGGCACACCGGTGGCACCTTCGTCTTCCGCATCGAGGACACCGACGCCTCCCGCGACTCCGAGGAGTCCTACCGGCACCTGCTCGACTGCCTGCGCTGGCTGGGCCTGGACTGGGACGAGGGGCCCGAGGCCGGGGGACCGCACGGGCCCTACCGCCAGTCGGAGCGGCACGACGTCTACCGCGAGGTGGCCGCGAAGCTGCTCGCGTCGGGCCATGCCTACGAGTCCTTCTCCACGAACGAGGAGGTCGACGTCCGCCGCCGGGCGGCGGGTCAGGACCCCAAGCTCGGGTACGACAACCACGACCGGTACCTGACCGACGCGCAGAAGGTCGCCTTCCGGAACGAGGGCCGGACGCCGGTCCTGCGGCTGCGGATGCCCGACGAGGACCTCGCCTGGACCGATCTCGTGCGCGGCGAGGTGCGCTTCGCCGCGGGCTCCGTGCCCGACTTCGTGCTCGTCCGGGGCAACGGGGCGCCGCTCTACCCCTTCGTCAACCCCGTCGACGACGCCCTGATGGGTATCACCGACGTGCTGCGCGGTGAGGACCTGCTGCCCTCCACCCCGCGGCAGTTGGCGCTGTACGCGGCCCTCACCGACATCGGGGTCGCCTCGGGAACGCCCCGCTTCGGCCACCTGCCCTACGTGACCGGCGACGGCAACAAGAAGCTCTCCAAGCGCGACCCGCAATCCAACCTCGACGTCTACCGCGAGCGCGGCTTCCTGCCCGAGGGCTTCGCCAACTACCTGGCGCTGCTGGGCTGGTCGATCGCCGAGGACCGCGACATCTTCTCGATGGCCGAGATGGTCGAGGCCTTCGACGTCACCCGGGTGAGCGCCAACCCGGCCCGCTTCGACCTCAAGAAGGCCGAGGCGATCAACGCCACCCATCTGCGCGCGCTGCCGATCGAGGAGTTCACCGCGCGGGTGACCCCCTACCTCGCGACGGCCGGCCTCGTCGCCGAACCGCCGACCGCGGAGCAGCAGCAGGTCCTGCGGGCCATCGCGCCGATGGCCCAGGAGCGGATGATCGTGCTGTCGGAGGCCGTGGGGCTGCTCCGGTTCCTGTTCGTCGAGGACGTCGACATCGAGCCGGCGGCCGCCGAGAAGCAGCTGGACGGATCCGATGCCGCCGAGGTGCTGGAGGCCGCGACGAGCGCGCTGACGGCGCTCGCCGACTGGTCGACCCCGGCGATCGAGGAGGCCCTGAAGACGGCGCTGGTCGAGGGGCTGGGCCGCAAGCCCCGGCAGGCGTTCGGTCCCGTGCGGGTGGCGATCAGCGGGCGCACCGTCTCGCCGCCGCTCTACGAGTCGATCGAGATCCTGGGACGCGAGCGCACGCTGGCCCGCCTCGCCGCCGCCCGCGCCGTGACCGGGAACTCCGGCGGGCCGACCGCGGGATGA
- a CDS encoding CPBP family intramembrane glutamic endopeptidase, with protein sequence MPGQGVPPPVVRWVPPPGTPPHDQPTTFLRAMRSRDWAWWRPLLGLLLLVVVYAALAVVTAVAGVLGLVASGVDPGTLPDLALDEFTDPWVLLFLNASLIVAIPSVWMVWAVVHGMPRGWSSSVLARLRLRLLLPYTLLALVTLGVGIGVSVLLGFTAGGEEVTGPVPSFGWLLVVVLLTTPLQSAAEEYVFRGYLSQAVAGWIRAPQVGAVVAALLTAALFAAAHGPQDLLTFLDRFAFGLAASAVVWLTGGLEAAIVLHAVNNVLVFVLAGALGEGVATTEVPAGIGLGFAVLSLATMAAYVVLVARSRRRLLPEIWTAAVDLRVPAAALVPAR encoded by the coding sequence GTGCCCGGTCAGGGGGTGCCGCCGCCGGTGGTCCGGTGGGTGCCCCCGCCCGGCACTCCGCCGCACGACCAGCCGACGACGTTCCTCCGGGCCATGCGGTCCCGCGACTGGGCGTGGTGGCGGCCGCTGCTGGGGCTGCTCCTGCTCGTCGTGGTGTACGCCGCGCTGGCCGTGGTGACCGCCGTCGCCGGTGTGCTCGGCCTGGTGGCCTCCGGGGTCGACCCCGGCACGCTCCCTGATCTGGCCCTCGACGAGTTCACCGATCCCTGGGTGCTGCTCTTCCTCAACGCCTCGCTGATCGTCGCCATCCCGTCCGTCTGGATGGTGTGGGCCGTCGTCCACGGCATGCCCCGCGGCTGGTCCTCGTCGGTGCTGGCGCGGCTACGCCTACGGCTGCTGCTGCCGTACACGCTCCTCGCCCTGGTCACCCTGGGGGTCGGGATCGGGGTCTCGGTGCTGCTCGGTTTCACGGCGGGGGGCGAGGAGGTCACCGGCCCGGTGCCCTCGTTCGGCTGGCTCCTCGTCGTCGTGCTGCTGACGACGCCGCTCCAGTCGGCCGCGGAGGAGTACGTCTTCCGCGGCTACCTCAGCCAGGCGGTCGCCGGATGGATCCGCGCCCCGCAGGTGGGCGCCGTGGTGGCGGCGCTGCTCACCGCCGCGCTGTTCGCGGCGGCGCACGGCCCGCAGGACCTCCTGACCTTCCTCGACCGCTTCGCGTTCGGGCTGGCCGCCTCCGCCGTGGTCTGGCTGACGGGCGGGCTGGAGGCGGCGATCGTGCTGCACGCGGTCAACAACGTCCTGGTGTTCGTGCTGGCCGGTGCCCTGGGCGAGGGGGTGGCCACCACCGAGGTCCCCGCCGGGATCGGTCTCGGGTTCGCGGTGCTCAGCCTCGCGACGATGGCCGCCTACGTCGTGCTGGTGGCCCGGTCGCGCCGCCGGTTGCTGCCCGAGATCTGGACGGCCGCCGTCGACCTGCGGGTGCCGGCAGCGGCGCTGGTTCCCGCACGCTGA
- the galT gene encoding galactose-1-phosphate uridylyltransferase, which yields MIRTSRRLADGREILYFDREATARNAVDRRDLPPVATHSQLRFDALLGEWVTVASHRQTRTFLPPADECPLCPSREGRATEIPESDYQVVVFENRFPSLATGVARDVPATAPGAGLAELRPGFGRCEVVCFTSDHDRVFADLGPERARLVVDVWAERTAELSAVDGVEQVFCFENHGEEIGVTLSHPHGQIYAYPFVTPRVEKVLRAVHRHRETTGGDLFAEVVAEETTGPRVVAANEHWTAFVPAAARWPYEVQFFPLRKVPDLPALGDDERDAFVQVYLDVLARFARRFDTPMPYIASWNQAPVRSRDDWWLHLQLFSLRRAPGKLKYLAGSESGMGAFITDTNPEDIAEQLRAVVVE from the coding sequence GTGATCCGCACGAGCCGTCGCCTGGCCGACGGCCGGGAAATCCTGTATTTCGACCGGGAGGCGACCGCACGGAACGCAGTCGACCGGCGTGATCTGCCCCCGGTCGCCACCCACTCGCAGCTGCGTTTCGACGCGTTGCTGGGGGAGTGGGTGACCGTCGCCTCCCACCGCCAGACCCGTACCTTCCTCCCGCCCGCCGACGAGTGCCCGTTGTGCCCGTCGCGGGAGGGCCGGGCCACCGAGATCCCCGAGAGCGACTACCAGGTCGTCGTCTTCGAGAACCGCTTCCCGTCGCTGGCCACCGGCGTCGCCCGGGACGTGCCCGCCACCGCGCCGGGAGCCGGGCTGGCGGAGCTGCGCCCGGGGTTCGGCCGCTGCGAGGTCGTCTGCTTCACCAGCGACCACGACCGCGTCTTCGCCGACCTCGGACCTGAGCGGGCCCGGCTGGTCGTCGACGTCTGGGCCGAGCGCACCGCCGAGCTCTCGGCCGTCGACGGCGTGGAGCAGGTGTTCTGCTTCGAGAACCACGGCGAGGAGATCGGGGTGACGCTGTCGCACCCCCACGGCCAGATCTACGCCTACCCGTTCGTCACCCCCCGCGTGGAGAAGGTGCTGAGGGCGGTGCACCGGCACCGCGAGACGACGGGGGGCGATCTGTTCGCCGAGGTGGTCGCCGAGGAGACGACCGGCCCACGCGTGGTCGCAGCCAACGAGCACTGGACGGCCTTCGTCCCGGCCGCCGCTCGCTGGCCCTACGAGGTCCAGTTCTTCCCGCTCCGCAAGGTGCCCGACCTGCCGGCGCTGGGCGACGACGAACGGGACGCCTTCGTGCAGGTCTACCTCGACGTCCTCGCCCGGTTCGCCCGCCGGTTCGACACCCCGATGCCCTACATCGCGTCCTGGAACCAGGCGCCGGTGCGCAGCCGGGACGACTGGTGGCTGCACCTGCAGCTGTTCTCGCTGCGCCGCGCCCCCGGCAAGCTCAAGTACCTGGCCGGGTCCGAGTCGGGGATGGGCGCGTTCATCACCGACACGAACCCCGAGGACATCGCCGAGCAGCTGAGAGCGGTCGTCGTCGAATGA
- the galK gene encoding galactokinase — MISDHDAAARATEAFRERFGGAPEGVWAAPGRVNVIGEHTDYNDGYVLPVALPHTTRAAVGRRTDGRLALASLRGDGAVVELAMDELAPGRPGGWAGYPAGVVEGLRERLVGGVNVLVDTDVPVGAGLSSSAALTCSVALALRDLVAPELSRTDLVELARRSENHFVGAPTGILDQSAALLCTAGNALFLDTREQRTEQVPLDLAAAGLELLVVDTGTSHTHADGGYGDRRRECEQAAERLGVPALRDVADVAGLAALDDDVLLRRARHIVTENARVLEVVGILRRDADPRSIGRVLTEGHASLRDDFQISTVELDACVDAAVEAGAHGARMVGGGFGGSAVVLVDGDRAGAVADAVRERFARAGFAPPRTFDVVPSAGARRIA; from the coding sequence ATGATCAGCGACCACGACGCCGCCGCCCGCGCCACCGAGGCCTTCCGCGAGCGGTTCGGTGGCGCACCCGAGGGCGTCTGGGCGGCGCCCGGGCGGGTCAACGTCATCGGCGAGCACACGGACTACAACGACGGCTACGTGCTCCCCGTGGCCTTGCCGCACACCACGCGGGCGGCGGTCGGCCGGCGCACCGACGGGCGGCTCGCCCTGGCGTCGCTGCGGGGCGACGGCGCGGTCGTCGAGCTGGCGATGGACGAGCTCGCGCCCGGCCGGCCCGGCGGCTGGGCCGGCTACCCGGCCGGTGTGGTCGAGGGCCTGCGCGAGCGGCTGGTCGGTGGCGTGAACGTCCTGGTCGACACCGACGTCCCGGTCGGCGCCGGGCTGTCGTCGTCGGCGGCCCTGACCTGCTCGGTGGCGCTCGCCCTGCGCGACCTCGTCGCCCCCGAGCTGAGCCGCACGGACCTCGTCGAACTGGCCCGGCGGTCGGAGAACCACTTCGTCGGGGCCCCGACCGGGATCCTCGACCAGTCCGCCGCGCTGCTGTGCACGGCCGGGAATGCGCTGTTCCTCGACACCCGGGAGCAGCGGACCGAGCAGGTACCGCTCGACCTGGCCGCGGCGGGGCTGGAGCTGCTGGTCGTCGACACCGGCACCTCGCACACCCACGCCGACGGCGGCTACGGCGACCGGCGCCGGGAATGCGAACAGGCCGCGGAGCGGCTCGGGGTGCCGGCCCTGCGGGACGTGGCCGACGTCGCCGGGCTGGCCGCGCTGGACGACGACGTGCTGCTGCGCCGGGCCCGGCACATCGTCACTGAGAACGCGCGGGTGCTCGAGGTGGTCGGCATCCTGCGCCGGGACGCCGACCCGCGAAGCATCGGCCGCGTGCTGACCGAGGGGCACGCGTCACTCCGCGACGACTTCCAGATCTCGACCGTCGAGCTGGACGCCTGCGTCGACGCGGCGGTCGAGGCGGGGGCGCACGGCGCCCGCATGGTGGGCGGTGGCTTCGGCGGCAGCGCAGTGGTGCTGGTCGACGGGGACCGCGCCGGGGCCGTCGCCGACGCCGTCCGCGAGCGGTTCGCCCGCGCGGGCTTCGCCCCGCCGCGCACGTTCGACGTCGTGCCGTCCGCCGGCGCCCGACGGATCGCATGA